The following are from one region of the Vibrio hyugaensis genome:
- the glnB gene encoding nitrogen regulatory protein P-II, which yields MKKIEAIIKPFKLDDVREALAEVGITGMTVSEVKGFGRQKGHTELYRGAEYMVDFLPKVKLEIVVTEDVADKCVETIIETAQTGKIGDGKIFVTDVERVVRIRTGEEDEDAI from the coding sequence ATGAAAAAGATTGAAGCGATTATCAAGCCATTCAAATTGGATGATGTTCGAGAAGCATTGGCTGAAGTAGGCATTACAGGGATGACCGTCTCTGAAGTGAAAGGCTTTGGTCGTCAGAAAGGTCACACAGAATTGTACCGCGGTGCAGAGTACATGGTGGATTTCCTTCCTAAAGTGAAGCTAGAAATCGTAGTGACGGAAGACGTTGCAGACAAGTGTGTAGAAACCATCATCGAAACGGCGCAAACCGGTAAGATTGGTGACGGTAAGATCTTCGTAACAGACGTCGAACGCGTAGTGCGTATCCGTACTGGTGAAGAAGACGAAGATGCGATCTAA
- a CDS encoding endonuclease/exonuclease/phosphatase family protein: protein MYPRLAFALVFLIITAVVSFQVIFTVPEQPQIITQTGANIKQDIRCMEFDKPQVLDKDGELNVVVWNIYKQNRDNWKQALDTFSVNKQLLLLQEASLTDDFKSWLVEGHWVSNQVSAFKALGSGAGVISIAQKEPILACAYTSKEPWLRLPKSALYSKYRLSNGETLAVVNIHAINFTVGTEEYTSQLSALERVLKEHKGPILFAGDFNSWSEERVTAMKKALQKANLQEAKFSQDNRTQFITGLPLDHVFYRGLTLKNAKAPQSDASDHNPLLVSFTLSD, encoded by the coding sequence ATGTATCCGCGTTTAGCTTTTGCGTTAGTTTTTCTTATTATTACTGCGGTGGTGAGCTTTCAGGTGATTTTTACCGTGCCAGAGCAACCACAAATTATTACTCAAACAGGGGCGAACATTAAGCAAGATATCCGCTGCATGGAGTTTGATAAGCCGCAAGTGCTGGATAAGGATGGCGAGCTAAATGTCGTAGTGTGGAACATTTACAAACAAAACCGAGACAACTGGAAGCAAGCGTTGGATACATTCTCCGTTAATAAACAGTTGCTCTTGTTACAAGAAGCAAGCTTAACGGACGACTTCAAAAGCTGGCTGGTGGAAGGGCATTGGGTCAGTAATCAAGTCAGTGCGTTTAAAGCATTAGGAAGTGGTGCTGGTGTGATCAGCATTGCGCAAAAAGAGCCCATTCTCGCTTGTGCGTACACATCGAAAGAACCGTGGTTGCGCTTGCCGAAATCGGCACTGTATAGCAAATACAGGCTCAGCAACGGTGAAACCTTAGCGGTGGTGAACATTCACGCGATCAACTTTACCGTTGGTACCGAGGAATACACTTCGCAATTGTCTGCGTTAGAAAGGGTATTGAAAGAGCACAAAGGCCCGATTTTGTTTGCGGGGGATTTCAATAGTTGGAGTGAAGAGCGCGTGACGGCAATGAAGAAAGCACTCCAAAAAGCCAATCTACAAGAAGCAAAGTTCAGCCAAGACAATCGAACTCAGTTCATTACAGGCTTGCCGCTTGATCATGTGTTTTATCGCGGGTTAACCCTCAAAAACGCGAAAGCGCCGCAGAGCGACGCTTCCGATCATAATCCACTGTTGGTGTCGTTTACGTTAAGCGACTAA
- a CDS encoding YIP1 family protein, whose product MNPSSNPLIMLLDIFRSPTSCFLALYQRGGWGWQPFIILMLSPFLFWGAYFSNVDFTWLSDQLTAQFQQIDPKQIELLEPNTLMASAIINDVFNRFATLLLLALWFFLATKASKQQYGYWKWFAAASAILFPAVLGDIASYASLLLKHGQVMTYAADLNSLNGLLKLPLTSDWSHFASSLPLLLPWYIVLGYGVVLTWTEFERGQALVIASLPWIAFYVIWALYIVIA is encoded by the coding sequence ATGAACCCGTCGAGTAACCCACTTATCATGTTGTTGGATATCTTCCGATCGCCAACATCTTGCTTCTTAGCGCTGTATCAGCGCGGAGGTTGGGGGTGGCAGCCGTTCATCATTTTGATGCTCAGCCCATTCCTATTCTGGGGCGCCTACTTCTCGAATGTGGATTTTACTTGGTTAAGTGATCAACTGACCGCTCAGTTCCAACAGATCGATCCAAAGCAAATCGAGTTGCTGGAGCCAAACACGCTGATGGCAAGTGCGATCATCAATGACGTATTCAATCGTTTTGCAACACTGTTGCTATTAGCGCTGTGGTTCTTTCTTGCAACCAAAGCAAGTAAACAGCAATACGGTTACTGGAAATGGTTCGCTGCTGCGAGTGCGATTTTATTCCCAGCCGTGTTGGGCGATATTGCAAGCTACGCGAGCTTATTGCTGAAGCATGGTCAGGTGATGACTTACGCTGCCGATTTGAATAGCCTAAACGGGTTGCTAAAGTTACCTTTGACCAGTGATTGGTCACACTTTGCAAGCTCATTACCATTGCTATTGCCATGGTACATCGTGCTTGGCTATGGTGTAGTTTTGACTTGGACAGAGTTCGAACGCGGACAGGCTCTTGTGATTGCGAGCCTGCCTTGGATTGCGTTTTACGTAATTTGGGCGTTGTATATCGTTATCGCTTAA